A region from the Brassica napus cultivar Da-Ae chromosome C8, Da-Ae, whole genome shotgun sequence genome encodes:
- the BNACNNG68140D gene encoding uncharacterized protein BNACNNG68140D isoform X3, which yields MTTIETGPKITQKPSPPSTLKQPSFKRWGRRHPFVRYGLPMISLTVFGALGLSQLLQGSKDIAKVKDDQEWEIIETRKALSRTGPVDAYKPKNTSIEDELKAMQGKVDINSYEYKKIPKLNEGKSKMD from the exons ATGACAACAATTGAAACAGGTCCAAAAATTACTCAAAAGCCATCTCCTCCTTCTACTCTCAAGCAGCCATCGTTTAAAAGGTGGGGAAGGAGACACCCTTTTGTACGATACGGACTTCCCATGATCTCTCTCACTGTTTTTGGAGCCCTTGGACTCAGCCAACTCCTCCAAGGCAG TAAGGACATCGCAAAGGTGAAAGACGACCAGGAATGGGAGATTATTGAGACCAGAAAGGCTCTTTCTAGAACAGGGCCTGTCGATGCTTACAAACCTAAAAACACTTCCATCGAAGACGAGCTCAAG GCTATGCAAGGGAAGGTGGACATAAACTCGTACGAGTACAAGAAAATTCCAAAGCTAAACGAAGGCAAGTCCA AGATGGATTGA
- the BNACNNG68140D gene encoding uncharacterized protein BNACNNG68140D isoform X1: protein MTTIETGPKITQKPSPPSTLKQPSFKRWGRRHPFVRYGLPMISLTVFGALGLSQLLQGSKDIAKVKDDQEWEIIETRKALSRTGPVDAYKPKNTSIEDELKAMQGKVDINSYEYKKIPKLNEGKSRYCISSCYFIMNISKKTNFFYSI from the exons ATGACAACAATTGAAACAGGTCCAAAAATTACTCAAAAGCCATCTCCTCCTTCTACTCTCAAGCAGCCATCGTTTAAAAGGTGGGGAAGGAGACACCCTTTTGTACGATACGGACTTCCCATGATCTCTCTCACTGTTTTTGGAGCCCTTGGACTCAGCCAACTCCTCCAAGGCAG TAAGGACATCGCAAAGGTGAAAGACGACCAGGAATGGGAGATTATTGAGACCAGAAAGGCTCTTTCTAGAACAGGGCCTGTCGATGCTTACAAACCTAAAAACACTTCCATCGAAGACGAGCTCAAG GCTATGCAAGGGAAGGTGGACATAAACTCGTACGAGTACAAGAAAATTCCAAAGCTAAACGAAGGCAAGTCCA GGTATTGTATAAGCTCGTGCTACTTCATAATGAATATATCAAAGaagactaattttttttatagtatttGA
- the BNACNNG68140D gene encoding uncharacterized protein BNACNNG68140D isoform X4 has translation MTTIETGPKITQKPSPPSTLKQPSFKRWGRRHPFVRYGLPMISLTVFGALGLSQLLQGSKDIAKVKDDQEWEIIETRKALSRTGPVDAYKPKNTSIEDELKAMQGKVDINSYEYKKIPKLNEGKSS, from the exons ATGACAACAATTGAAACAGGTCCAAAAATTACTCAAAAGCCATCTCCTCCTTCTACTCTCAAGCAGCCATCGTTTAAAAGGTGGGGAAGGAGACACCCTTTTGTACGATACGGACTTCCCATGATCTCTCTCACTGTTTTTGGAGCCCTTGGACTCAGCCAACTCCTCCAAGGCAG TAAGGACATCGCAAAGGTGAAAGACGACCAGGAATGGGAGATTATTGAGACCAGAAAGGCTCTTTCTAGAACAGGGCCTGTCGATGCTTACAAACCTAAAAACACTTCCATCGAAGACGAGCTCAAG GCTATGCAAGGGAAGGTGGACATAAACTCGTACGAGTACAAGAAAATTCCAAAGCTAAACGAAGGCAAGTCCAGTTAA
- the LOC106412799 gene encoding uncharacterized protein LOC106412799 isoform X1, whose amino-acid sequence MYGLVRPGRSSLPKLTQAEPSLMFSNSSSLLFLYSAHFNNIWLGDLLISEVSEESGGSIWLSIKDLQQKIANCGASDSLITSDIPISVHLLCGLLKSKNSVIRWGFLFILERLLMRSKFLLDENETQRSTVGSASQDQKDTRLEKANAVIDIMCSALSLMAQINETDRLNILKMCDILFSQLCLKVLSTDEEAVPSSAERNNKFDTSHRNSYKESMDDADIRPRYNNVSVSTCETASMAAMLLRG is encoded by the exons ATGTAcggtcttgtacggcctggtcgatctTCACTCCCAAAACTCACCCAAGCTGAACCTTCTCTCATGTTCTCCAactcctcctctcttctcttcttatactcagctcatttcaacaaTATCTGGTTGGGGGATCTTCTGATTTCGGAAGTTAGTGAAGAGAGTGGTGGAAGTATATGGCTGAGCATAAAAGACCTGCAGCAAAAGATTGCCAATTGTGGTGCCTCCGACTCTCTAATTACTTCTGATATACCTATTTCCGTACATCTTCTGTGTGGACTCTTGAAGTCAAAGAACAGTGTTATCAGATGGGGTTTTCTGTTCATACTGGAGAGGCTTCTTATGCGTTCCAAGTTCTTACTAGATGAGAATGAGACACAGCGATCAACTGTTGGAAGTGCTAGTCAGGATCAGAAAGACACGCGACTAGAGAAAGCAAATGCTGTTATAGACATAATGTGCAGCGCTTTGTCTTTGATGGCACAAATAAATGAAACTGACCGGCTTAATATCTTAAAG ATGTGTGACATTCTTTTCTCGCAATTGTGCTTGAAAGTTTTGTCTACTGATGAGGAAGCAGTCCCCAGTTCTGCTGAGAGGAATAACAAATTTGATACATCCCATCGTAACAGCTATAAAGAGAGTATGGATGATGCTGACATCAGGCCTCGGTACAACAATGTCTCTGTTTCAACGTGCGAGACAGCGTCAATGGCAGCAATGCTTCTTCGTGGATAA
- the LOC106413978 gene encoding DUF724 domain-containing protein 5-like isoform X1, translating into MTELSLRKAWWSTLITKVVGGVVWLLKGKRRMVHILFLSIHHQTSISSSESKELGKSVFSSGTMVELRWSFAWRPAMIIKEVENEEKFIVKYCDDTSCRFSERSKISVIDSPEVRPRRPLFSVGEYELLDRVEVVVGSVWSEGVVRGIVFKGRYMVSFGKTKVASVQVSCSDIRPPMEWEDGIWHKRPKTKSKFFGKYYSRKRKRGHVQHKSDLNDTVRTPTTLVKNFASNVEDTQATDTMRVLPFANKSPLWKIYETMEVFKKLPQSPHFSPLIESTSEDFREGSALGMMATFSGLFEKLKDMESDVTISQLDSLKDSFTKLEEHGFDVTRPLSRINKLLALKGRQLKILEGRRGLDKERMDESSIRRKAELEFGETERKMVEVKRKILELQRQEAALKEQKEAAEEQKDQACRKIWKVESCARDLGVKLEDVEFDFETILSAPW; encoded by the exons ATGACGGAGCTGAGTTTGAGGAAGGCTTGGTGGTCGACGCTTATTACAAAGGTGGTTGGTGGAGTGGTCTGGTTGTTAAAAGGAAAGAGGAGGATGGTACATATCTTGTTTCTTTCGATTCACCACCAGACATCAATCAGTTCGAGCGAAAGCAAG GAATTGGGCAAGTCCGTGTTTAGTTCTGGGACCATGGTTGAGTTGAGGTGGTCTTTTGCTTGGCGTCCGGCAATGATAATTAAAGAGGTGGAGAATGAGGAGAAATTCATTGTCAAGTACTGTGATGATACGTCCTGCAGATTCAGCGAGAGATCGAAAATCAGTGTCATTGATTCGCCAGAAGTCAGGCCAAGACGGCCTCTTTTTTCTGTTGGAGAGTATGAGTTGTTGGATCGTGTTGAGGTGGTTGTTGGTTCTGTATGGTCTGAAGGTGTTGTGAGAGGGATTGTCTTCAAGGGACGGTACATGGTTAGTTTCGGGAAAACAAAGGTGGCCTCTGTGCAAGTCAGTTGCTCTGATATTAGGCCTCCAATGGAGTGGGAAGATGGGATCTGGCACAAAAGACCAAAG ACAAAATCCAAATTCTTTGGCAAGTATTATAGTCGTAAGAGGAAACGAGGACATGTACAACACAAGTCAGACCTCAATGATACTG TGCGAACCCCTACTACTTTGGTGAAGAACTTTGCTTCTAATGTGGAGGACACTCAAGCAACGGACACAATGAGGGTTCTGCCCTTTGCAAATAAGTCACCGTTGTGGAAGATTTATGAAACAATGGAAGTCTTCAAGAAACTGCCACAAAGTCCTCATTTTAGCCCGTTGATTGAGTCGACTAGTGAAGATTTCCGTGAAGGGTCTGCGTTAGGAATGATGGCTACCTTTTCTGGATTATTTGAGAAACTGAAAGATATGGAGTCCGACGTGACCATAAGCCAACTAGATAGCCTCAAAGACTCGTTTACCAAGCTAGAGGAGCATGGATTTGATGTTACAAGGCCTTTATCACGGATCAACAAGCTGTTGGCTCTCAAGGGTAGACAACTGAAAATATTGGAGGGACGTAGAGGTCTTGACAAAGAGAGGATGGATGAATCTAGCATAAGGCGCAAGGCTGAACTAGAGTTTGGTGAGACGGAGCGCAAGATGGTTGAGGTTAAACGCAAGATTCTCGAGCTTCAAAGGCAAGAAGCGGCTCTGAAAGAGCAGAAGGAAGCGGCGGAAGAACAGAAGGATCAAGCCTGCAGAAAAATATGGAAGGTGGAGTCATGTGCGAGAGATCTTGGTGTAAAGCTTGAAGATGTGGAGTTTGATTTTGAGACAATTTTGTCTGCTCCTTGGtaa
- the BNACNNG68140D gene encoding uncharacterized protein BNACNNG68140D isoform X2: MTTIETGPKITQKPSPPSTLKQPSFKRWGRRHPFVRYGLPMISLTVFGALGLSQLLQGSKDIAKVKDDQEWEIIETRKALSRTGPVDAYKPKNTSIEDELKAMQGKVDINSYEYKKIPKLNEGYCISSCYFIMNISKKTNFFYSI, encoded by the exons ATGACAACAATTGAAACAGGTCCAAAAATTACTCAAAAGCCATCTCCTCCTTCTACTCTCAAGCAGCCATCGTTTAAAAGGTGGGGAAGGAGACACCCTTTTGTACGATACGGACTTCCCATGATCTCTCTCACTGTTTTTGGAGCCCTTGGACTCAGCCAACTCCTCCAAGGCAG TAAGGACATCGCAAAGGTGAAAGACGACCAGGAATGGGAGATTATTGAGACCAGAAAGGCTCTTTCTAGAACAGGGCCTGTCGATGCTTACAAACCTAAAAACACTTCCATCGAAGACGAGCTCAAG GCTATGCAAGGGAAGGTGGACATAAACTCGTACGAGTACAAGAAAATTCCAAAGCTAAACGAAG GGTATTGTATAAGCTCGTGCTACTTCATAATGAATATATCAAAGaagactaattttttttatagtatttGA
- the LOC106412799 gene encoding uncharacterized protein LOC106412799 isoform X2 gives MTNMIYRSLELDGSIKATSSASSFLIEQVDLIGGVEFILYKYSLATTREERRNLYSVLFDYVLHQINEACAAAGLSEYTDDEIQPLAVRLALADAPEAFYISVKLGVEGIGKILRRSIAASLSGFSNSERLNQLLANITEKFDTIVASFTHLDKEFLHLRQITKSSKYMETIQELRNDISMSVNLAWATLHSLLHSERATNRQNGYI, from the exons ATGACAAATATGATTTACCGATCTCTAGAGCTAGATGGTTCTATCAAAGCAACGTCAAGTGCCTCAAGTTTTCTTATAGAACAGGTCGATCTGATTGGTGGCGTGGAGTTCATTCTCTATAAG TACTCTTTGGCAACCACtagagaggaaagaagaaatctCTACTCGGTTTTATTTGACTATGTTCTGCATCAAATTAATGAGGCTTGCGCAGCTGCTGGTCTTTCTGAGTACACTGATGATGAGATTCAACCATTGGCTGTTCGGCTTGCTCTTGCTGATGCACCTGAAGCTTTCTACATTTCTGTTAAGCTTGGTGTTGAAGGCATAGGGAAAATCCTGCGAAGATCAATTGCTGCTTCATTGTCTGGGTTTAGCAATAGCGAACGTCTAAACCAG CTTTTGGCAAATATAACAGAAAAATTTGACACGATAGTAGCTTCGTTTACTCACTTGGACAAAGAGTTTCTGCATCTCAGACAGATAACCAAGTCGTCCAAGTACATGGAAACCATTCAAGAGTTAAGAAATGATATAAGCATGTCAGTGAATCTAGCTTGGGCCACTTTGCACTCTCTTCTTCATTCAGAAAGAGCCACAAATCGTCAAAATGGATATATCTAA
- the LOC106413978 gene encoding DUF724 domain-containing protein 5-like isoform X2, whose protein sequence is MTELSLRKAWWSTLITKVVGGVVWLLKGKRRMVHILFLSIHHQTSISSSESKELGKSVFSSGTMVELRWSFAWRPAMIIKEVENEEKFIVKYCDDTSCRFSERSKISVIDSPEVRPRRPLFSVGEYELLDRVEVVVGSVWSEGVVRGIVFKGRYMVSFGKTKVASVQVSCSDIRPPMEWEDGIWHKRPKTKSKFFGKYYSRKRKRGHVQHKSDLNDTVRTPTTLVKNFASNVEDTQATDTMRVLPFANKSPLWKIYETMEVFKKLPQSPHFSPLIESTSEDFREGSALGMMATFSGLFEKLKDMESDVTISQLDSLKDSFTKLEEHGFDVTRPLSRINKLLALKGRQLKILEGRRGLDKERMDESSIRRKAELEFGETERKMVEVKRKILELQRQEAALKEQKEAAEEQKDQACRKIWKVESCARDLGVKLEDVEFDFETILSAPW, encoded by the exons ATGACGGAGCTGAGTTTGAGGAAGGCTTGGTGGTCGACGCTTATTACAAAGGTGGTTGGTGGAGTGGTCTGGTTGTTAAAAGGAAAGAGGAGGATGGTACATATCTTGTTTCTTTCGATTCACCACCAGACATCAATCAGTTCGAGCGAAAGCAAG GAATTGGGCAAGTCCGTGTTTAGTTCTGGGACCATGGTTGAGTTGAGGTGGTCTTTTGCTTGGCGTCCGGCAATGATAATTAAAGAGGTGGAGAATGAGGAGAAATTCATTGTCAAGTACTGTGATGATACGTCCTGCAGATTCAGCGAGAGATCGAAAATCAGTGTCATTGATTCGCCAGAAGTCAGGCCAAGACGGCCTCTTTTTTCTGTTGGAGAGTATGAGTTGTTGGATCGTGTTGAGGTGGTTGTTGGTTCTGTATGGTCTGAAGGTGTTGTGAGAGGGATTGTCTTCAAGGGACGGTACATGGTTAGTTTCGGGAAAACAAAGGTGGCCTCTGTGCAAGTCAGTTGCTCTGATATTAGGCCTCCAATGGAGTGGGAAGATGGGATCTGGCACAAAAGACCAAAG ACAAAATCCAAATTCTTTGGCAAGTATTATAGTCGTAAGAGGAAACGAGGACATGTACAACACAAGTCAGACCTCAATGATACTG TGCGAACCCCTACTACTTTGGTGAAGAACTTTGCTTCTAATGTGGAGGACACTCAAGCAACGGACACAATGAGGGTTCTGCCCTTTGCAAATAAGTCACCGTTGTGGAAGATTTATGAAACAATGGAAGTCTTCAAGAAACTGCCACAAAGTCCTCATTTTAGCCCGTTGATTGAGTCGACTAGTGAAGATTTCCGTGAAGGGTCTGCGTTAGGAATGATGGCTACCTTTTCTGGATTATTTGAGAAACTGAAAGATATGGAGTCCGACGTGACCATAAGCCAACTAGATAGCCTCAAAGACTCGTTTACCAAGCTAGAGGAGCATGGATTTGATGTTACAAGGCCTTTATCACGGATCAACAAGCTGTTGGCTCTCAAGGGTAGACAACTGAAAATATTGGAGGGACGTAGAGGTCTTGACAAAGAGAGGATGGATGAATCTAGCATAAGGCGCAAGGCTGAACTAGAGTTTGGTGAGACGGAGCGCAAGATGGTTGAGGTTAAACGCAAGATTCTCGAGCTTCAAAGGCAAGAAGCGGCTCTGAAAGAGCAGAAGGAAGCGGCGGAAGAACAGAAGGATCAAGCCTGCAGAAAAATATGGAAGGTGGAGTCATGTGCGAGAGATCTTGGTGTAAAGCTTGAAGATGTGGAGTTTGATTTTGAGACAATTTTGTCTGCTCCTTG GTGA